A window of the Tepidamorphus gemmatus genome harbors these coding sequences:
- a CDS encoding polyamine ABC transporter substrate-binding protein: MTAPLRPLRALAVGAALSAFAGPALADLVISNWDGYMAPDAIAGFTAATGEAAEMVVHATNEEIMGKLIASGGKGFDVVFVSSPFAEVLNKMGLLEPIDPAKVPNLANLYPEATALPHDPGNTFSVPYAWGTTGLCYRSDLVSPEPTSWKDLLTPSEANRGKVTLLGTDRWLLAAGFLARGYSVNDTDPAHLDEVVADLTAAKSTMLAFDDTTFYSKLVSGEATLAHAWDGWCNYGIAENPAIRFTVPVEGSDLWVDTMVVLKASNNKDGAFKFINYILDADNHRWAAENILYKVPNKPAMDSLSPDLVAKFPNMGMTPAELLKLEQLRDVGDAARAYSRAVSAVKAAN, translated from the coding sequence ATGACCGCACCGCTTCGTCCGCTCCGCGCCTTGGCGGTGGGCGCCGCCTTGTCTGCGTTTGCCGGCCCCGCGCTGGCCGATCTCGTGATCTCGAACTGGGACGGCTACATGGCGCCGGACGCGATCGCGGGCTTCACGGCGGCGACGGGCGAGGCCGCGGAGATGGTCGTGCACGCCACCAACGAGGAGATCATGGGCAAGCTCATCGCCTCGGGCGGCAAGGGCTTCGACGTGGTCTTCGTATCCTCGCCCTTCGCCGAGGTGCTGAACAAGATGGGGCTGCTGGAGCCCATCGACCCGGCGAAGGTGCCCAACCTCGCCAACCTCTATCCCGAGGCGACGGCGCTGCCGCACGACCCGGGCAATACCTTCTCTGTGCCCTATGCCTGGGGTACCACGGGCCTGTGCTACCGCTCCGACCTGGTCTCGCCCGAACCGACGAGCTGGAAGGACCTGCTGACCCCGTCCGAAGCCAACAGGGGCAAGGTCACGCTGCTCGGTACCGACCGCTGGCTGCTGGCTGCCGGCTTCTTGGCGCGCGGTTACTCGGTCAATGACACCGACCCGGCCCATCTCGACGAGGTCGTGGCCGACCTCACGGCCGCCAAGTCCACCATGCTGGCCTTCGACGACACGACCTTCTATTCCAAGCTGGTTTCGGGCGAGGCCACGCTGGCGCATGCCTGGGACGGCTGGTGCAACTACGGCATCGCCGAGAACCCCGCGATCAGGTTCACCGTGCCGGTCGAGGGGTCCGACCTGTGGGTGGACACGATGGTCGTGCTCAAGGCGTCGAACAACAAGGACGGCGCCTTCAAGTTCATCAACTACATCCTCGATGCCGACAACCACCGCTGGGCGGCTGAGAACATCCTCTACAAGGTGCCCAACAAGCCGGCGATGGATAGTCTGTCGCCTGATCTGGTCGCCAAGTTCCCGAACATGGGCATGACTCCCGCCGA